Proteins encoded in a region of the Candidatus Nitrospira nitrificans genome:
- a CDS encoding methane monooxygenase/ammonia monooxygenase subunit B, with protein MNAKHVFKLWMIRLCGVATLAVTPALDITPAFAHGERSQEPFLRMRTVNWYDTEWVGKSTKINDVTELKGKFHLSEDWPRAVVKPTRTFINVGSPSSVFVRLSSKVNGTPMFVSGPMEIGRDYEYVVTLKARLPGHHHIHPMFAVKEAGPIAGPGGWMDITGNYADFTNPIKTLTGETFDSETMGSATGIMWHIWWIALGIFWVGFFAIRPMYLIRARVLAAYGDEILLDPIDRKVGVAVLVLTLVVVVVGYMAAEARHPISVPLQAGEAKIKPMPIKPNPMVVEVTHAEYDVPGRALRMTIHATNNGTQPVTIGEFTTAGIRFTNKFGAAKVDPNYPAELVAAAGLTMDNEAAIQPGQTVDIHIESKDVLWEVQRLVDILHDPDQRFAGLLMSWTDSGERLINPVWAPVLPVFTRLGA; from the coding sequence ATGAATGCCAAACACGTCTTCAAACTGTGGATGATTCGACTCTGCGGGGTGGCGACACTGGCGGTCACGCCGGCTCTCGATATTACCCCCGCATTCGCTCACGGAGAGCGATCGCAGGAGCCGTTCCTGCGGATGCGTACTGTGAATTGGTATGATACCGAATGGGTTGGAAAGTCGACCAAAATTAACGATGTGACAGAGCTGAAGGGCAAGTTCCATTTGTCCGAGGATTGGCCTCGTGCGGTGGTGAAACCCACCCGTACCTTCATCAATGTCGGATCCCCTAGTTCCGTCTTCGTGCGTCTGAGCTCGAAGGTAAATGGAACGCCGATGTTCGTCTCTGGGCCAATGGAAATCGGTCGTGACTATGAGTATGTGGTCACACTGAAGGCCAGACTCCCTGGCCACCATCACATCCACCCCATGTTTGCCGTCAAGGAAGCCGGTCCAATCGCGGGACCAGGCGGTTGGATGGACATCACGGGTAACTATGCGGATTTCACCAATCCGATCAAAACACTGACTGGTGAAACATTCGACTCGGAGACAATGGGGAGCGCCACCGGAATTATGTGGCATATCTGGTGGATCGCCCTTGGCATCTTCTGGGTCGGGTTCTTTGCCATCAGACCCATGTACCTCATTCGCGCTCGAGTCCTTGCGGCCTATGGGGACGAGATCCTGCTTGACCCCATCGATCGCAAAGTTGGAGTTGCGGTGTTGGTCCTCACATTGGTTGTTGTGGTCGTCGGGTACATGGCTGCAGAAGCACGGCACCCGATCAGCGTCCCTCTTCAGGCTGGTGAGGCGAAGATCAAGCCTATGCCAATCAAGCCTAATCCAATGGTGGTTGAGGTGACCCATGCAGAGTACGATGTTCCGGGCCGCGCATTGCGCATGACCATTCATGCGACCAATAACGGCACACAACCGGTAACCATCGGCGAGTTCACCACAGCAGGCATCAGGTTTACCAACAAGTTTGGCGCAGCCAAGGTTGATCCAAACTATCCGGCCGAACTGGTCGCAGCGGCTGGTCTGACGATGGATAACGAGGCTGCGATCCAGCCTGGCCAAACAGTTGATATCCATATCGAGTCGAAGGATGTCCTCTGGGAAGTGCAACGGTTGGTGGACATTCTCCACGATCCGGATCAGCGCTTCGCAGGATTACTGATGTCTTGGACGGATTCTGGTGAGCGACTCATCAATCCGGTCTGGGCTCCAGTCCTTCCGGTCTTCACACGGCTGGGAGCATAA
- a CDS encoding methane monooxygenase/ammonia monooxygenase subunit A codes for MFRTDEIIKAAKLPPEGVAMSRKIDYIYFIPILFVTIVGTFHMHTALLCGDWDFWLDWKDRQWWPIVTPVTLITFCAALQYYNWVNYRQPFGATLCILALGAGKWIAVYTSWWWWSNYPPNFVMPATAIPGALVLDIVLLLTRNWTLTAVIGAWMFAALFYPSNWPIFAYSHTPLVVDGALLSWADYMGFMYVRTGTPEYIRMIEVGSLRTFGGHSTMISAFFSAFASSLTYIVWWQFGKFFCTSYFYITDDRQRTTKVYDVFAYATLGPQGDKAKLSGGKA; via the coding sequence ATGTTTAGAACCGATGAGATTATCAAGGCCGCGAAGTTACCCCCTGAAGGGGTGGCCATGTCTAGGAAGATTGACTATATCTATTTCATTCCCATTTTGTTCGTTACTATCGTCGGAACCTTCCATATGCACACAGCGCTGCTGTGTGGAGACTGGGATTTCTGGCTCGATTGGAAAGACCGTCAGTGGTGGCCGATCGTGACGCCGGTTACCTTGATCACTTTCTGCGCCGCTCTCCAGTACTATAACTGGGTGAACTACCGACAGCCGTTCGGCGCAACGCTCTGCATTCTGGCGCTTGGCGCCGGCAAATGGATTGCCGTCTACACTTCGTGGTGGTGGTGGTCCAATTATCCACCCAACTTCGTCATGCCGGCTACAGCGATCCCCGGTGCCTTGGTTCTCGACATCGTGCTGTTGTTGACAAGGAACTGGACGCTGACGGCGGTGATCGGAGCGTGGATGTTCGCGGCACTGTTCTATCCGAGCAACTGGCCTATATTTGCCTATAGCCATACGCCTCTCGTTGTCGATGGCGCATTGCTCTCATGGGCGGACTACATGGGCTTCATGTATGTTCGTACCGGAACTCCTGAGTACATCCGGATGATCGAAGTAGGGTCGCTGCGCACGTTCGGTGGTCACAGCACCATGATCTCCGCGTTCTTCTCTGCGTTCGCGTCTTCCTTGACGTACATCGTGTGGTGGCAGTTCGGAAAATTCTTCTGCACGTCGTACTTTTACATCACTGACGACAGACAGCGGACCACGAAGGTGTACGATGTATTTGCATATGCCACCTTGGGGCCACAAGGCGACAAAGCTAAACTTTCTGGGGGAAAAGCATGA
- the amoC gene encoding bacterial ammonia monooxygenase, subunit AmoC, whose protein sequence is MAADSSGRGYDISQWYDSKPVKIGWLAMLGIGVFWVLYQRTFGYSHGLDSMTPEFDSVWMGLWRFNILANAAFFAVSIGWIWVTRDRNLTNLDPKLELKRYFYWMGWLVCYIWGVYYAGSYTLEQDAAWHQVIIRDTSFTASHIVAFYGTFPLYITCGVSSYLYAQTRLPLYSQATSFPLVAAVVGPMFILPNVGLNEWGHAFWFVDELFAAPLHWGFVTLGWCGLFGAAGGVAAQIVSRMSNLADVIWNNAPKTILDPFPSQVNPNAKAGY, encoded by the coding sequence ATGGCTGCAGACAGTTCGGGGCGAGGGTATGACATCTCGCAGTGGTACGATTCGAAGCCGGTGAAGATCGGCTGGTTGGCGATGCTGGGGATCGGCGTGTTTTGGGTGCTGTACCAGCGGACGTTTGGGTACTCGCACGGGCTGGACTCCATGACGCCGGAGTTCGACTCGGTGTGGATGGGGTTGTGGCGGTTCAACATCCTGGCGAACGCCGCGTTCTTTGCCGTGTCGATCGGCTGGATCTGGGTGACGCGGGACCGGAACCTGACGAACCTGGACCCGAAGCTCGAACTGAAGCGGTACTTTTACTGGATGGGGTGGTTGGTGTGCTACATCTGGGGCGTGTACTACGCGGGCAGCTACACGTTGGAGCAGGATGCGGCGTGGCACCAAGTGATCATCCGGGACACGAGCTTCACGGCGAGCCACATTGTGGCGTTCTACGGGACGTTCCCGTTGTACATCACGTGCGGTGTGTCGAGCTATCTGTATGCGCAGACGCGGTTGCCGCTGTACAGCCAAGCGACGTCGTTCCCGTTGGTGGCGGCGGTGGTGGGGCCGATGTTCATTCTACCGAACGTGGGGTTGAACGAGTGGGGCCATGCGTTCTGGTTTGTGGATGAGCTGTTTGCGGCGCCGTTGCACTGGGGCTTCGTGACGTTGGGCTGGTGCGGGTTGTTCGGGGCGGCGGGCGGGGTCGCGGCGCAGATCGTGAGCCGGATGTCGAATCTGGCGGACGTGATCTGGAACAACGCGCCGAAGACGATTCTGGATCCGTTCCCCAGCCAGGTGAACCCCAACGCCAAAGCCGGATACTAA
- a CDS encoding CopD family protein, translated as MIEAAGALFRCLQLASNMMLIGGCVFLAIAEQKSLESGHSWPARLKRTFPWLATLLLIGLVGLLATTTAQATGSPENAWSPQAWLDFLQKTRIGFIWALRAAGALAVLGVVLSIQLSPAAQWRYIVGAAAAALTLTFGSLASHSAAEEQALLATAIYALHLIAASVWFGGLPGVILVASTTTDSTDERSRIGDVLARFSGLAPATMIVIVISGVVVANRMFETNYAGLVATAYGWLLITKLTLLAVILSIASRAKSQWIPALRQSSEQAAVGGRKLRTWIPVEFGLAILLVIVATLLANAVPAKHDVIDNWPYPFRFSIDATWDDWLVRAIVLTGLVLLIIGGTTIMLGRKKQWATSWRIAVPTLLGIMGLSATLYPIAVQSYPETYRKTPVPFDAISIANGVELFTANCIPCHGPQAKGNGILAKTLPKQPVDLLTEPHTAMHTAGDFFHWLTYGRFNGVMPAFGEKFSEEERWDLLNFLHANSRGYQSRIITPRILPEQPFMATPNFSYTAHDGSSGTLKDFRGKQDLLLVLFSWPESRARLDQLRTASTTITATGAAILAVPMTDLSPDELTSIISQGMPFPVVTQGGREISRSYALFRRTLSIPDLFGEGTRPKHMEFLFDRFGYLRARWIPQGDGPGWTDISLLTQQISQLNQEREILPPPGDHVH; from the coding sequence ATGATCGAGGCCGCCGGTGCGCTGTTTCGCTGTCTGCAATTAGCGTCCAACATGATGCTGATCGGAGGTTGCGTCTTCTTAGCAATCGCCGAACAGAAGAGCCTCGAATCAGGGCATTCCTGGCCGGCTCGTCTGAAAAGGACGTTCCCTTGGTTGGCCACCCTCCTGCTGATCGGCCTAGTCGGTCTCTTGGCCACGACGACCGCGCAGGCTACCGGATCTCCTGAAAATGCCTGGAGTCCGCAAGCCTGGTTGGACTTTTTACAAAAGACTCGTATCGGGTTTATCTGGGCTCTGCGCGCTGCCGGTGCCCTTGCTGTCCTTGGGGTCGTTCTGTCCATTCAGCTTTCTCCCGCAGCGCAATGGCGCTACATCGTAGGGGCGGCAGCGGCAGCGCTGACACTGACGTTCGGTTCTCTCGCTAGCCATTCGGCCGCCGAAGAACAAGCGCTGTTGGCCACCGCGATCTATGCCCTGCATCTCATCGCAGCCAGCGTCTGGTTCGGCGGCCTCCCGGGCGTGATCCTTGTCGCCTCCACCACGACCGACTCAACGGACGAAAGATCACGTATCGGTGACGTGCTGGCTCGTTTCTCGGGATTGGCTCCAGCCACAATGATCGTGATCGTCATATCAGGCGTTGTCGTGGCCAATCGCATGTTTGAGACCAATTACGCCGGACTAGTCGCGACTGCCTATGGTTGGCTGCTCATCACGAAGCTCACGTTACTGGCCGTGATTCTTTCTATCGCCTCTCGAGCGAAGTCTCAGTGGATACCAGCGCTTCGGCAAAGCTCCGAGCAAGCAGCCGTAGGTGGTCGAAAACTTCGGACATGGATACCAGTCGAGTTCGGCCTCGCCATCCTCCTGGTCATCGTCGCCACCTTGCTGGCCAACGCGGTCCCGGCTAAACATGACGTCATCGATAACTGGCCCTACCCGTTCCGCTTCTCCATCGACGCCACATGGGACGACTGGCTGGTAAGAGCCATTGTGCTAACCGGCCTTGTGCTCCTGATCATAGGCGGAACGACAATCATGCTCGGTCGCAAGAAACAGTGGGCGACCTCATGGCGAATCGCTGTTCCAACCCTGCTGGGGATCATGGGCCTCAGCGCGACACTCTATCCCATCGCCGTACAATCCTACCCGGAAACCTACCGGAAGACCCCGGTTCCATTCGATGCCATCTCAATTGCCAATGGCGTCGAGCTGTTCACGGCGAATTGCATTCCGTGCCATGGCCCACAGGCTAAAGGGAATGGGATATTGGCCAAGACATTGCCGAAACAACCAGTCGACCTTCTGACGGAGCCGCATACCGCCATGCACACGGCCGGTGACTTCTTCCATTGGCTGACCTACGGACGATTCAACGGGGTTATGCCGGCCTTCGGTGAGAAATTCTCAGAAGAAGAGCGTTGGGATCTCCTTAACTTTCTCCACGCCAACTCCCGAGGATATCAATCGAGGATTATCACGCCTCGCATTCTGCCTGAGCAACCGTTCATGGCTACCCCAAACTTTTCGTATACGGCGCACGATGGCTCAAGCGGCACATTGAAAGACTTCCGCGGAAAACAAGATCTGCTGCTTGTGCTGTTCTCTTGGCCGGAGTCGCGTGCTCGGCTTGATCAACTCCGTACGGCTTCGACCACGATTACCGCAACTGGCGCGGCTATCCTGGCAGTTCCCATGACCGACCTTTCTCCGGATGAGCTGACCTCGATAATCTCACAGGGAATGCCGTTCCCCGTCGTTACCCAAGGTGGACGAGAAATCTCCCGGAGCTATGCGCTGTTCCGCCGAACTCTTTCCATTCCTGACTTGTTCGGCGAGGGAACTCGCCCGAAGCACATGGAATTTCTCTTCGACCGATTCGGATACCTACGAGCTCGATGGATTCCGCAAGGAGACGGACCGGGTTGGACAGACATAAGCCTTTTGACACAACAGATCTCCCAGCTCAATCAAGAGCGAGAGATCTTGCCTCCTCCCGGTGACCACGTCCACTGA
- a CDS encoding copper resistance CopC family protein, with protein sequence MVGSAGMHRFTRFILIIVFILAAPVTSALAHSMLVKAEPPRRAVLTKSPTQVRLWFNEKIEGDYASLVVLDAQKQPITDAKPTLAPDDQKSIVLPLPDLAPGKYSVKFRVLSVDGHVVDSTFDFTVKGDTQRK encoded by the coding sequence ATGGTCGGCTCAGCAGGCATGCATAGGTTCACGCGCTTCATCTTGATCATCGTGTTCATCTTGGCAGCACCTGTGACCTCGGCTTTGGCGCATTCCATGTTAGTCAAGGCCGAGCCTCCGCGACGAGCCGTGCTGACCAAGTCGCCGACACAAGTGCGACTCTGGTTCAACGAGAAGATCGAGGGAGACTACGCCTCGCTCGTGGTCCTCGATGCCCAAAAACAGCCGATCACCGACGCCAAGCCCACCCTTGCACCGGATGACCAAAAATCGATCGTGTTGCCTCTTCCCGATCTGGCTCCCGGTAAATACTCCGTTAAGTTCCGTGTCCTCTCGGTCGACGGCCATGTGGTTGATTCGACCTTCGACTTCACCGTAAAGGGCGACACTCAAAGGAAATGA
- the bfr gene encoding bacterioferritin, which yields MKAKEGVVAILNKILTADLTAINQYFVHAKMCSNWGYDRLHHKVRERSIDEMKDADELIGHILYLEGVPNVQRMNAVQVGETVAEQLKLDLKAEQEMLALLNEGVVHCTKVTDFTTRHMLEDMAKDVDAHIDWIETQQETIKQVGLENYLAEQIKKES from the coding sequence ATGAAAGCAAAAGAAGGGGTCGTTGCCATCCTCAATAAAATCCTGACGGCGGACTTGACCGCCATCAATCAGTATTTTGTCCATGCCAAGATGTGCAGTAATTGGGGCTATGATCGGCTTCATCATAAGGTGCGTGAGCGGAGCATCGATGAGATGAAAGATGCCGATGAACTCATCGGCCATATTCTCTATCTGGAAGGCGTCCCGAATGTCCAACGAATGAACGCCGTTCAGGTCGGCGAGACGGTAGCTGAACAGTTGAAGTTGGACTTGAAGGCGGAACAGGAGATGCTGGCCTTGTTGAACGAAGGAGTCGTGCATTGCACGAAGGTCACCGATTTTACGACCCGGCACATGCTTGAAGATATGGCGAAGGATGTTGATGCTCATATCGATTGGATCGAAACTCAGCAGGAAACTATCAAACAAGTCGGCCTGGAGAACTATCTGGCTGAACAGATCAAGAAAGAATCCTGA
- the bfr gene encoding bacterioferritin: MKAKEGVLEFLNQVLRSELTAVHQYLLHAALCKNWGYERLQEHYSHLANEEVQHSAGLIDHILYLNGTPEVGQLDPIVRGEDVGTLFRADLDFERDDVELLRKAIAHCAKVGDFTTRHLLEHMIEDSEEHVDWFEVRLRTIDQVGLDRFLSEQIKK; encoded by the coding sequence ATGAAAGCTAAAGAAGGCGTCCTTGAGTTTCTGAATCAGGTGCTCCGGTCCGAGTTGACGGCCGTTCACCAATACTTGTTGCACGCGGCTCTGTGTAAGAATTGGGGATACGAGCGGCTGCAGGAGCACTACAGTCACTTGGCGAATGAAGAAGTGCAACACTCTGCCGGTCTGATCGACCATATCTTGTACCTAAACGGTACGCCGGAGGTGGGACAGCTTGATCCGATCGTGCGGGGGGAGGACGTAGGAACGCTGTTCCGAGCCGATCTGGATTTCGAACGCGACGATGTCGAATTGCTTCGAAAAGCCATCGCCCATTGCGCCAAGGTGGGAGATTTCACAACGCGTCACTTACTGGAGCATATGATCGAAGATTCCGAGGAACATGTTGATTGGTTTGAGGTTCGCTTGAGAACCATCGATCAGGTTGGTCTTGACCGGTTCCTATCGGAGCAGATTAAGAAGTAG
- a CDS encoding HD-GYP domain-containing protein — translation MHVDIADRIKPTVLPIQSMLTKIDRLHLPSASRRDLESILVRQVAKELDRLLPWQAGHGQGTAAIAFQIGRAAHLTDEDLHQLKLASLLHDIGVLMLPPCLQTKREWFEPDSYVAIQNHPRLGATLLEPFSFLREATIMIAHHHERWDGSGYPYGLRGTFIPLGARILAVADAFEAIQVPTVYDRPLRDRIALRILRVAAGTQFDPSVVDLLAELMREPEPIYVREPPHR, via the coding sequence ATGCATGTCGACATTGCAGATCGCATCAAGCCAACCGTCTTGCCCATTCAGAGCATGCTCACAAAGATCGATCGGCTTCATCTGCCGTCCGCCTCACGGCGCGATCTCGAGAGCATTCTCGTTCGGCAAGTGGCGAAAGAACTGGATCGGCTTCTACCGTGGCAAGCCGGGCATGGTCAGGGAACAGCGGCGATCGCATTTCAAATCGGACGGGCTGCCCATCTCACCGACGAGGATTTGCATCAGCTCAAGCTGGCGTCCCTGCTTCACGATATCGGCGTTCTCATGCTTCCACCCTGCCTGCAAACCAAACGAGAATGGTTTGAGCCGGACTCCTATGTGGCGATTCAAAACCACCCGCGGCTGGGAGCCACGCTGCTGGAACCGTTTTCATTCCTTCGTGAGGCCACCATCATGATCGCCCATCACCACGAGCGATGGGACGGATCGGGATATCCCTATGGGCTCAGGGGAACGTTCATCCCGTTGGGAGCAAGAATTCTCGCCGTCGCCGATGCATTCGAAGCCATTCAGGTCCCCACGGTTTACGATCGCCCCCTTCGAGATCGCATTGCGCTTCGAATTCTCCGGGTGGCGGCAGGAACTCAATTTGACCCCTCGGTCGTCGATCTCCTGGCCGAACTCATGAGAGAGCCGGAACCTATCTATGTCAGAGAGCCACCTCACCGGTAG